Proteins from one Streptomyces sp. NBC_00390 genomic window:
- a CDS encoding flavin-containing monooxygenase encodes MTDQQHEHVRVAVIGSGFGGLGAAVRLRREGITDFVVLERADSVGGTWRDNSYPGCACDVPSHLYSFSFAPNPDWPRTFSGQEHIRAYLEHVADTFGLRPHVRLNHEVLMMRWDTDARRWDIETSQGRLTADVVVSATGPLSDPKIPEIPGITEFPGKVFHSARWDHDYDLTGKRVAMVGTGASAIQIVPSIQPKAGRLTVFQRTPPWVMPRVDRKITAAERWMHRQLPFTGAARRGLLWGIRELQVQAFTKRPNELGLIERLAKANIAKHIKDPELRARLTPSYRIGCKRILLSSTYYPALARPNVEVVASGLREVRGSTVVGADRSEREVDAIIFGTGFHVTDMPIAERVVGAEGITLAEAWKDGMESLRGATAAGFPNWMTIIGPNTGLGNSSMILMIESQLNYMADYMRQLNVLGEGTVLSPRPSAVHAWNRKVQDRMKRTVWNTGGCTSWYLDANGRNTTIWPGTTGEFRSATRQVDLGEYEVVRGPKVVAEAAAGSAEAAR; translated from the coding sequence ATGACCGATCAGCAGCACGAGCATGTACGGGTGGCGGTGATCGGATCCGGATTCGGCGGCCTGGGCGCCGCGGTCCGGCTGCGCCGCGAAGGTATCACCGACTTCGTCGTCCTGGAGCGTGCGGACTCGGTGGGCGGCACCTGGCGGGACAACAGCTACCCGGGCTGCGCCTGCGACGTGCCCTCGCACCTCTACTCCTTCTCCTTCGCGCCCAACCCCGACTGGCCGCGCACCTTCTCCGGCCAGGAGCACATCCGCGCCTACCTGGAGCATGTCGCCGACACCTTCGGGCTCCGCCCGCATGTGCGCCTGAACCACGAGGTGCTGATGATGCGCTGGGACACCGACGCCCGGCGCTGGGACATCGAGACCTCGCAGGGCCGGCTCACCGCGGATGTCGTCGTCTCCGCGACCGGGCCGCTGTCCGACCCGAAGATCCCCGAGATCCCGGGCATCACCGAGTTCCCCGGGAAGGTCTTCCACTCCGCCCGCTGGGACCATGACTACGACCTGACCGGCAAGCGCGTCGCCATGGTCGGGACCGGTGCGTCCGCGATCCAGATCGTGCCCTCGATCCAGCCGAAGGCCGGCAGGCTGACCGTCTTCCAGCGCACCCCTCCGTGGGTGATGCCGCGTGTCGACCGGAAGATCACGGCGGCCGAGCGCTGGATGCACCGACAGCTGCCGTTCACCGGTGCCGCCCGGCGCGGACTCCTGTGGGGCATCCGGGAACTGCAGGTACAGGCCTTCACCAAGCGGCCGAACGAACTCGGGCTCATCGAGCGGCTCGCCAAGGCCAATATCGCCAAGCACATCAAGGACCCGGAGCTGCGGGCCAGGCTCACGCCCTCGTACCGCATCGGCTGCAAGCGCATCCTGCTGTCCAGCACGTACTACCCGGCGCTCGCCCGGCCGAATGTGGAGGTGGTCGCCTCCGGACTGCGTGAGGTGCGCGGGTCGACGGTGGTGGGCGCGGACAGGAGCGAGAGAGAGGTCGACGCGATCATCTTCGGTACGGGGTTCCATGTCACGGACATGCCGATCGCCGAGCGGGTCGTCGGCGCGGAGGGCATCACGCTCGCGGAGGCGTGGAAGGACGGGATGGAGTCGCTGCGCGGCGCGACCGCGGCGGGCTTCCCCAACTGGATGACGATCATCGGCCCGAACACGGGACTCGGGAACTCCTCGATGATCCTCATGATCGAGTCCCAGCTGAACTACATGGCCGACTACATGCGGCAGTTGAACGTCCTGGGGGAGGGAACGGTGCTCTCGCCGCGGCCGTCCGCGGTGCACGCGTGGAACCGCAAGGTCCAGGACCGGATGAAGCGGACCGTGTGGAACACCGGCGGCTGCACCAGCTGGTACCTGGACGCCAACGGCCGCAACACCACGATCTGGCCGGGCACCACGGGTGAGTTCCGCAGTGCGACGCGGCAGGTGGACCTCGGGGAGTACGAGGTCGTCCGGGGGCCCAAGGTCGTCGCCGAAGCCGCCGCCGGCAGTGCGGAGGCCGCTCGATGA
- a CDS encoding SDR family oxidoreductase → MSRTGLEGQVAVVTGAARGVGELLARKLSARGTKVALVGLEPDELKKVSQRLHADNDFWHADVTDHEAMTRVAQEVKERFGKVDIVVANAGVASGGPFVDSDPAAWRRVIEVNLIGSAVTGRAFLPVLTESRGYFLQIASLAAITPAPMMTAYCASKAGVEAFAHSLRAEVGHRGVRVGVGYLSWTDTDMVRGADQDEVMRELRQRLPWPANRTYPLGPAVDRIVAGIERRSPHVYAQWWLRGMQAVRGYLPGLVGTVGQREMRRFEPRLGGVAKGLVGAGGAADESARTGRTERN, encoded by the coding sequence ATGAGCAGGACGGGTCTGGAAGGACAAGTCGCGGTCGTCACGGGCGCGGCGCGCGGTGTCGGCGAACTGCTGGCCCGCAAACTGTCGGCGCGCGGCACGAAGGTGGCGCTCGTCGGCCTCGAGCCGGACGAGCTCAAGAAGGTCTCGCAGCGGCTGCACGCCGACAACGACTTCTGGCACGCGGACGTCACCGACCACGAGGCGATGACGCGGGTCGCGCAGGAGGTCAAGGAGCGCTTCGGCAAGGTCGACATCGTCGTCGCCAACGCGGGCGTGGCGTCCGGTGGCCCGTTCGTGGACTCCGATCCGGCGGCCTGGCGCCGGGTGATCGAAGTCAACCTGATCGGAAGTGCGGTGACGGGGCGGGCGTTTCTGCCCGTACTGACCGAAAGCCGGGGGTACTTCCTGCAGATCGCTTCGCTGGCCGCCATCACGCCGGCGCCGATGATGACGGCGTACTGCGCGTCCAAGGCGGGCGTCGAGGCGTTCGCACACAGCCTGCGCGCGGAGGTCGGCCACAGGGGAGTCAGGGTCGGGGTCGGCTATCTGTCCTGGACGGACACGGACATGGTGCGGGGCGCCGACCAGGACGAGGTGATGCGGGAGTTGAGGCAGCGGCTGCCGTGGCCGGCGAACCGGACGTACCCGCTGGGTCCGGCGGTGGACCGGATCGTGGCCGGCATCGAGCGCCGCTCCCCGCATGTGTACGCGCAGTGGTGGCTGCGCGGGATGCAGGCGGTGCGCGGTTATCTGCCGGGGCTCGTCGGGACGGTGGGCCAGCGGGAGATGAGGCGCTTCGAGCCGCGGCTGGGCGGTGTGGCGAAGGGGCTCGTGGGGGCGGGCGGAGCGGCCGACGAGTCGGCCCGTACAGGGCGCACGGAGCGTAACTGA
- a CDS encoding S41 family peptidase, which yields MSDDVAYLRFPHLHDELLCFTAEDDLWVAPLVPAGHRPGRAWRVTVDRTRVGHPRFSPDGSLIAYTTWRSLDPEIHLAPVDGGPARRLSYWGSTDTRVCGWTPDGHILAVSSHGQPFSYYSWAYSVTTDGAPGGQLPWGPVWDIAVTDLPGGDRRTLLLTGKPPHEPASWKRYRGGATGRLWLHGERLLADLEGHLDSPMFIRGAGTERWSPDDGGRIAFLSDHEGVGNLYSCLPDGTGLRRHTDHDAFYARHASSDGRRVVYQCAGDLWIVDDLHIPDGRPRKLEVRLGGPRAGRRTYQVPAANHVGGVAVDETGRASAVNVRGSLYWLTHRDGPARTIADTPGVRVRLPVMLGSSGQVAYVTDADGEDAVEIAYLPRASGDREARRLASGQLGRVQEMVSGPDGERLAIATHDGRLLLLDASEDSTGEVTELIHSVNGPVRDMAFSPNGGWLTWSHPGIGRSLRQIKMAHIADRTIVDVTNGRFEDENPVFTRDGRFLAFLSWRGFDPVYDVHTGDLSFPLGCRPYLVPLSSATPSPFALSPDGRPAAGGLDPLEETGDSSVMVEIEGLENRVTPFPVAASKYSALYPVAGGGLVWLRWPISGALGETFVNPADTSGRPTLEHFDISKARKTELVGHLDWFSVSGDGSRLVAVDDGDLRALPATETGDSDSTVFIDMRRILHEVDPPTEWRQAYAEAGRIMRDFFWDPDMSGIDWDAVLEQYRPLVERVASPDEFADLMREVLGELGTSHAYVTPARRNEGPPHYQRAMGLLGANLVCRDGKWLVKRILPGDSSDSKARSPLAGAGIREGAVLTHVDGRPVDPVAGPYPRLSAAGGTTVELTFRPADDENGRPRRVAIVPLVDERPLRYQDWVAKRRAVVRKLSDGKCGYLHIPDMGGSGWAQFNRDLRLEVSRPALIVDVRGNAGGHISELVIEKLTRKILGWDLTRNAQPVSYTSNAPRGPVVAIADEATSSDGDMITAAFKLLNLGPVVGSRTWGGVVGMTGRHRLGDGTVITVPMNAAWFDAYGWSIENHGVEPDLDALRTPMDWAEGRYAQLDDAVQLALDMLKSAPAAVPPDYSGTPNRRRPPLPPRP from the coding sequence GTGAGTGACGATGTCGCGTATCTCCGATTTCCGCATCTGCACGACGAACTGCTGTGCTTCACGGCCGAGGACGACCTGTGGGTGGCGCCCCTGGTGCCGGCGGGCCATCGCCCCGGGCGGGCCTGGCGCGTCACCGTCGACCGGACCAGGGTCGGCCACCCGCGCTTCTCCCCCGACGGCAGCCTGATCGCCTACACGACCTGGCGCAGCCTCGACCCGGAGATCCATCTCGCACCCGTCGACGGCGGCCCGGCACGGCGGCTCAGCTACTGGGGTTCGACCGACACCCGGGTGTGCGGCTGGACGCCCGACGGTCACATCCTCGCCGTCTCCTCGCACGGCCAGCCGTTCTCGTACTACTCCTGGGCCTACAGCGTCACCACGGACGGAGCGCCCGGCGGACAGCTGCCCTGGGGGCCGGTCTGGGACATCGCCGTCACGGACCTGCCCGGCGGGGACCGGCGCACCCTGCTGCTCACCGGCAAGCCGCCGCACGAACCGGCCTCCTGGAAGCGCTACCGCGGCGGAGCGACGGGCCGTCTGTGGCTGCACGGCGAGCGGCTGCTGGCCGACCTGGAAGGCCATCTGGACTCTCCCATGTTCATCCGCGGTGCGGGCACCGAGCGCTGGTCCCCCGACGACGGCGGACGGATCGCGTTCCTGTCCGACCACGAGGGCGTCGGCAATCTGTACTCCTGCCTGCCGGACGGGACAGGCCTGCGTCGCCACACCGACCACGACGCCTTCTACGCCCGGCACGCCTCGAGCGACGGGCGCAGGGTCGTGTACCAGTGCGCGGGCGACCTGTGGATCGTCGACGACCTGCACATCCCCGACGGCCGGCCGCGCAAGCTGGAGGTACGGCTGGGCGGGCCGCGCGCGGGACGCCGTACGTACCAGGTGCCGGCCGCCAACCATGTGGGCGGGGTCGCGGTCGACGAGACCGGGCGGGCCAGCGCCGTCAACGTGCGCGGCAGCCTGTACTGGCTCACGCACCGCGACGGACCCGCCCGGACCATCGCGGACACCCCGGGCGTACGGGTCCGGCTGCCGGTGATGCTCGGCAGCAGCGGACAGGTCGCCTATGTCACGGACGCGGACGGCGAGGACGCCGTCGAGATCGCGTATCTGCCGCGGGCCAGCGGCGACCGTGAGGCACGCCGGCTGGCCTCCGGGCAGCTCGGCCGGGTCCAGGAGATGGTCTCCGGACCGGACGGGGAACGGCTCGCGATCGCGACGCACGACGGGCGGCTGCTGCTGCTCGACGCCTCCGAGGATTCCACCGGCGAGGTCACCGAACTGATCCACTCCGTCAACGGGCCGGTGCGGGACATGGCGTTCTCCCCCAACGGCGGCTGGCTGACCTGGTCCCATCCGGGCATCGGGCGCTCCCTGCGCCAGATCAAGATGGCGCACATCGCCGACCGCACGATCGTCGACGTCACCAACGGCCGCTTCGAGGACGAGAATCCGGTCTTCACCCGCGACGGCCGCTTTCTGGCGTTCCTGTCGTGGCGCGGCTTCGACCCGGTGTACGACGTGCACACCGGCGACCTGTCCTTCCCGCTGGGCTGCCGCCCCTATCTCGTACCGCTGTCGTCCGCCACGCCCTCACCCTTCGCGCTCTCGCCGGACGGCCGGCCGGCCGCCGGCGGGCTCGATCCGCTGGAGGAGACCGGCGACAGCTCGGTGATGGTCGAGATCGAGGGCCTGGAGAACCGGGTGACGCCGTTCCCGGTCGCCGCGTCCAAGTACTCGGCGCTGTACCCGGTGGCCGGCGGCGGACTGGTCTGGCTGCGCTGGCCGATCTCCGGTGCGCTCGGCGAAACCTTCGTCAATCCGGCGGACACATCGGGGCGCCCCACGCTCGAGCACTTCGACATCTCCAAGGCACGCAAGACCGAACTCGTCGGCCACCTGGACTGGTTCTCGGTGAGCGGCGACGGCAGCCGGCTGGTCGCCGTGGACGACGGGGACCTGAGGGCCCTGCCCGCCACCGAGACGGGCGACAGCGACTCGACCGTGTTCATCGACATGCGCCGCATCCTGCACGAGGTGGACCCGCCCACCGAGTGGCGCCAGGCATACGCCGAGGCGGGCCGCATCATGCGGGACTTCTTCTGGGACCCGGACATGTCCGGGATCGACTGGGACGCCGTGCTGGAGCAGTACCGGCCACTGGTCGAACGGGTCGCGTCGCCGGACGAGTTCGCGGATCTGATGCGCGAGGTACTGGGCGAGCTGGGCACCTCCCATGCGTACGTCACCCCGGCGCGGCGCAACGAGGGCCCGCCGCACTACCAGCGCGCGATGGGCCTGCTCGGCGCGAACCTCGTGTGCCGGGACGGGAAGTGGCTGGTCAAGCGCATCCTGCCGGGTGACTCGTCCGACTCCAAGGCACGCTCTCCGCTCGCTGGGGCGGGGATCCGGGAGGGCGCGGTCCTCACCCATGTCGACGGACGCCCGGTGGATCCGGTGGCCGGCCCGTACCCGAGGCTGTCCGCCGCGGGCGGTACGACCGTCGAGCTGACCTTCCGCCCGGCGGACGACGAGAACGGGCGGCCTCGCAGGGTGGCGATCGTGCCGCTGGTGGACGAGCGGCCGCTGCGCTACCAGGACTGGGTGGCCAAACGCCGTGCGGTGGTCCGGAAGTTGAGCGACGGCAAGTGCGGGTACCTGCACATCCCGGACATGGGAGGCTCCGGGTGGGCCCAGTTCAACCGGGATCTGCGTCTGGAGGTGTCCCGCCCCGCCCTGATCGTGGACGTGCGCGGCAACGCCGGAGGCCACATCAGCGAGCTGGTCATCGAGAAGCTGACCCGCAAGATCCTGGGCTGGGACCTCACCCGCAACGCCCAGCCGGTCTCCTACACCTCGAACGCGCCGCGCGGCCCGGTGGTGGCGATCGCGGACGAGGCGACGTCGTCGGACGGCGACATGATCACAGCGGCCTTCAAACTCCTCAATCTGGGCCCGGTGGTGGGCAGCCGCACCTGGGGCGGCGTGGTCGGCATGACGGGCCGCCACCGCCTGGGGGACGGCACGGTGATCACGGTTCCGATGAACGCGGCATGGTTCGACGCGTACGGCTGGTCGATCGAGAACCACGGCGTCGAACCGGACCTGGATGCGCTGCGCACGCCCATGGACTGGGCGGAAGGCCGTTACGCGCAACTGGACGATGCCGTCCAACTCGCCCTGGACATGCTGAAGTCCGCTCCTGCCGCTGTCCCCCCTGACTACTCCGGCACCCCCAACCGCCGCCGCCCCCCGCTCCCGCCACGGCCGTAG
- a CDS encoding alpha/beta fold hydrolase: MSRLLKRTDAPPVARRELTVVSADGSRIHVEEHGPEGAPTVVLAHGWTCSTHFWAAQIRDLAADHRVIAYDQRGHGRSPAVPGGYSTDALADDLEAVLAAVLAQGEKAVLGGHSMGGMTLMAASGRDRFRQHAAAVLLCSTGSARLVDESLVLPLRSGRLRTRLTQFVLSAPAPLGPVTALSKRILKYATMGPGSAPERVAECARIVHACARRTRVAWSHVLGALDLDTGVRGMNVPAIVVGGTADRLTPMVHSRHLAAALPQCVELVELAGMGHMTPVEAPEAVTAKLRELAGTYLNAKEKAV; the protein is encoded by the coding sequence ATGAGCCGGCTGCTCAAGCGCACCGACGCCCCGCCGGTCGCCCGGCGCGAGCTGACCGTCGTCTCCGCCGACGGTTCGCGCATCCACGTCGAGGAACACGGCCCCGAGGGCGCGCCCACCGTGGTGCTCGCCCACGGCTGGACCTGCTCCACGCACTTCTGGGCCGCGCAGATACGGGACCTGGCCGCCGACCACCGCGTGATCGCGTACGACCAGCGCGGCCACGGCCGTTCGCCGGCGGTGCCCGGCGGCTACAGCACCGACGCGCTCGCCGACGACCTGGAGGCCGTGCTCGCGGCCGTCCTGGCTCAGGGGGAGAAGGCCGTGCTCGGCGGCCACTCCATGGGCGGTATGACGCTGATGGCGGCCTCCGGGCGGGACCGCTTCCGGCAGCACGCGGCCGCCGTACTGCTGTGCAGCACCGGCAGTGCGCGCCTGGTCGACGAGTCGCTGGTGCTGCCTCTGCGGTCCGGGCGGCTGCGCACCAGGCTCACGCAGTTCGTGCTGAGCGCGCCCGCACCGCTCGGCCCGGTCACCGCGCTGTCGAAGCGCATCCTCAAGTACGCCACGATGGGGCCGGGTTCGGCACCGGAGCGGGTCGCCGAATGCGCCCGTATCGTGCACGCCTGCGCCCGCAGGACACGGGTGGCCTGGTCCCACGTCCTCGGCGCACTCGACCTGGACACGGGTGTACGGGGCATGAACGTGCCCGCGATCGTCGTGGGCGGCACCGCGGACCGGCTGACCCCCATGGTGCACTCCCGCCACCTGGCCGCCGCGCTGCCCCAGTGCGTCGAGCTGGTGGAACTTGCCGGAATGGGGCACATGACGCCGGTGGAGGCACCGGAGGCGGTCACGGCCAAGCTCCGCGAGCTGGCCGGCACCTACCTGAACGCGAAGGAGAAGGCCGTATGA
- a CDS encoding GNAT family N-acetyltransferase — protein MHVRTVAFDHPDAVKLNDQVQLEYIERYGDEEGDATPLDPSMFVPPKGLYLIAYDEDGRALATGGWRTQDAGPFGYADGDAELKRMYVIPEARGLGLARRILAALEEDARSAGRIRMVLETGDMQPEAIALYTSCGYLPCAKFGHYREYESSRCMAKPLSRP, from the coding sequence ATGCATGTCAGAACAGTCGCCTTCGATCACCCCGACGCCGTCAAGCTCAACGACCAGGTCCAGCTCGAATACATCGAGCGGTACGGGGACGAGGAGGGGGACGCCACACCCCTCGACCCCTCGATGTTCGTGCCCCCGAAGGGCCTGTATCTGATCGCGTACGACGAGGACGGCCGCGCTCTCGCGACCGGCGGCTGGCGCACCCAGGACGCGGGCCCGTTCGGCTACGCGGACGGGGACGCCGAGCTCAAGCGCATGTATGTGATCCCCGAGGCACGGGGTCTGGGTCTCGCCCGCCGGATCCTCGCCGCCCTGGAGGAGGACGCCCGGTCCGCCGGCCGCATCCGGATGGTGCTGGAGACCGGTGACATGCAGCCCGAGGCGATCGCGCTGTACACCTCCTGCGGCTATCTTCCGTGCGCCAAATTCGGCCACTACCGGGAGTACGAGAGCAGCCGCTGCATGGCCAAGCCCTTGTCGCGCCCCTGA
- a CDS encoding trypsin-like serine peptidase produces MRRHRTATAALLAVTALLAGALSATSAGAAPAPAPSPASFAPKQAAKGFWTAERMRAATPLDLLPVGPGALKSPAPGGEETVIAPTAFPQPGGPWSSGGAVVKTSGRVFFTMQGRTASCSGNSVTSQNGSTVITAGHCVKYQGAWHTNWVFVPGYDNGQAPYGQWSATRTLATDQWAASEDINYDVGAAVVAPLNGKTLAATVGAQGLSFNGGYNKPMYAFGFPAAAPYDGSRLIHCSGNSSRDFLFSKDHSLGCNMTGGSSGGPWFTSFNEATGTGLQASVNSFGYIFLPNRMFGPYFGNEAKAVYDKAQVS; encoded by the coding sequence GTGAGACGCCATCGCACTGCCACCGCAGCCCTGTTGGCCGTCACCGCCCTGTTGGCCGGGGCGCTGTCGGCCACCTCCGCCGGCGCCGCCCCCGCACCCGCCCCCTCCCCCGCCTCCTTCGCACCGAAGCAGGCGGCCAAGGGCTTCTGGACCGCCGAACGGATGCGCGCCGCCACCCCGCTCGATCTCCTCCCGGTCGGGCCCGGCGCCCTCAAGTCCCCCGCGCCCGGCGGCGAGGAGACCGTCATCGCCCCCACCGCGTTCCCGCAGCCCGGCGGACCGTGGAGCAGCGGCGGCGCGGTCGTGAAGACGTCCGGCCGGGTGTTCTTCACCATGCAGGGCCGTACGGCCTCCTGCTCCGGCAACTCGGTGACCAGCCAGAACGGCAGCACGGTCATCACCGCCGGCCACTGCGTGAAGTACCAGGGCGCCTGGCACACCAACTGGGTCTTCGTGCCCGGATACGACAACGGCCAGGCCCCGTACGGCCAGTGGAGCGCGACCAGGACGCTGGCCACCGACCAGTGGGCGGCGAGCGAGGACATCAACTACGACGTGGGCGCGGCGGTCGTCGCCCCGCTGAACGGCAAGACGCTCGCCGCGACGGTCGGGGCACAGGGACTGAGCTTCAACGGCGGCTACAACAAGCCGATGTACGCCTTCGGCTTCCCCGCGGCCGCCCCCTACGACGGCTCCAGGCTCATCCACTGCAGCGGGAACAGCTCCCGGGACTTCCTGTTCTCCAAGGACCACAGCCTGGGCTGCAACATGACGGGCGGCTCCAGCGGGGGCCCGTGGTTCACCTCGTTCAACGAGGCGACCGGCACCGGTCTGCAGGCCTCGGTGAACAGCTTCGGCTACATCTTCCTGCCGAACCGGATGTTCGGCCCGTACTTCGGCAATGAGGCGAAGGCGGTCTACGACAAGGCCCAGGTCTCCTGA
- a CDS encoding MerR family transcriptional regulator: MEELAKEAGITARTVRFYRERGLLPPPRREGRIAWYDDHHLARLRTIAALLERGHTLTGIADLATTFESGRDVGEVLGLGEPTEETPVRLTPEALADYFEGEVTPENLATALELGYLATDGDEIVHISRRLLDVSAALVREGVPLSAVLEAGRQVRVHADALADLFAAMLSTHSADAGLERLRPLAKSVVEAELSMAMDRRIRRAPEAAENAQQAGQSS, encoded by the coding sequence ATGGAGGAACTGGCCAAGGAGGCCGGCATCACAGCGCGCACCGTGCGCTTCTACCGCGAGCGCGGTCTCCTGCCGCCACCCCGCCGCGAGGGCCGGATCGCCTGGTACGACGACCACCACCTCGCCCGTCTCCGTACGATCGCCGCCCTGCTCGAGCGCGGCCACACGCTCACCGGCATCGCCGACCTGGCCACCACGTTCGAGAGCGGCCGGGACGTGGGCGAGGTGCTCGGGCTCGGTGAACCCACCGAGGAGACCCCGGTCCGGCTCACCCCGGAGGCACTCGCCGACTACTTCGAGGGCGAGGTCACCCCCGAGAACCTGGCCACAGCGCTGGAGCTCGGCTATCTGGCCACCGACGGCGACGAGATCGTGCACATCAGCCGCCGCCTGCTGGACGTGTCGGCGGCGCTGGTACGGGAGGGAGTCCCGCTCTCGGCGGTGCTGGAGGCAGGCCGCCAGGTCCGCGTCCACGCGGACGCCCTGGCCGACCTTTTCGCCGCCATGCTGAGCACCCACAGCGCCGACGCCGGACTGGAGCGGCTGCGCCCGCTGGCGAAGAGCGTGGTCGAGGCCGAGCTGTCCATGGCGATGGACCGCCGTATACGCAGGGCGCCCGAGGCCGCCGAGAACGCGCAGCAGGCCGGTCAGAGTTCGTAG
- a CDS encoding exodeoxyribonuclease III has product MLTVTSVNVNGIRAAAKKGFVQWLAGTSADAVCLQEVRAEADQLPAAVRDVEGWYTVYAPAAAKGRAGVALYTRREPDDVRIGFGSSEFDGSGRYAEADLPGVTVASLYLPSGEAGTEKQDEKTRFMNEFLPYLAGLRARAAADGREVVVCGDWNIAHQEADLRNWKGNKKNSGFLPEEREWLTRVYDEAGYVDVVRALHPDREGPYSWWSYRGRAFDNDTGWRIDLQVATPGLARRAVKAFVERAATHGERWSDHAPVTAVYEL; this is encoded by the coding sequence GTGCTCACCGTGACATCCGTGAATGTGAATGGGATCCGCGCCGCCGCGAAGAAGGGCTTCGTCCAGTGGCTGGCCGGTACGTCCGCCGATGCCGTCTGTCTCCAGGAGGTACGCGCCGAGGCGGATCAGCTGCCGGCCGCCGTGCGTGACGTGGAGGGCTGGTACACGGTGTACGCCCCGGCCGCGGCGAAGGGCCGCGCGGGGGTCGCGCTGTACACGCGGCGCGAGCCGGACGACGTGCGGATCGGTTTCGGATCGAGCGAGTTCGACGGCAGTGGCCGCTATGCCGAGGCGGATCTGCCCGGGGTCACCGTCGCCAGCCTGTATCTGCCGTCCGGCGAGGCCGGCACGGAGAAGCAGGACGAGAAGACGCGCTTCATGAACGAGTTCCTGCCCTATCTGGCCGGGCTCCGGGCCAGGGCGGCGGCGGACGGCCGCGAGGTCGTGGTCTGCGGCGACTGGAACATCGCTCACCAGGAGGCCGACCTCAGGAACTGGAAGGGCAACAAGAAGAACTCCGGCTTTCTCCCCGAGGAACGGGAGTGGCTGACCCGTGTGTACGACGAGGCCGGGTATGTCGACGTGGTGCGCGCGCTCCACCCGGACCGGGAGGGTCCGTACTCGTGGTGGTCCTACCGCGGCCGCGCCTTCGACAACGACACCGGCTGGCGCATCGACCTTCAGGTGGCGACGCCCGGGCTTGCGCGCCGCGCGGTCAAGGCATTTGTCGAGCGGGCGGCCACGCACGGCGAGCGGTGGAGCGACCATGCGCCGGTGACGGCGGTCTACGAACTCTGA
- a CDS encoding TetR/AcrR family transcriptional regulator, whose translation MTRSRLTPEREAELYNAVLDLLREVGYDALTMDAVAARTRSSKATLYRQWGSKPELVAMSLRHSKPVDISQIDTGSLRGDFHEMVAQSDDCQMERDTALVRGLSRAVHENDDLLQALRELFIEPEITGLDTMLQRAIARGEIAADNPALKYLSHMLVGAFVAHPLINDEPMTQDFLRDYLDAVMLPALGLPAPGV comes from the coding sequence ATGACACGCAGCCGGCTCACCCCCGAGCGCGAGGCAGAGCTGTACAACGCCGTGCTCGACCTGTTGCGCGAGGTGGGTTACGACGCCCTGACCATGGACGCCGTCGCCGCCCGTACCCGCTCCAGCAAGGCCACCCTCTACCGCCAGTGGGGGAGCAAGCCGGAGCTGGTCGCCATGTCGCTGCGGCACAGCAAGCCGGTGGACATCTCGCAGATCGACACCGGCAGCCTGCGCGGCGATTTTCACGAGATGGTCGCGCAGTCGGACGACTGTCAGATGGAGCGGGACACCGCGCTGGTGCGGGGCCTCTCACGGGCGGTCCACGAGAACGACGATCTGCTCCAGGCACTGCGCGAGCTGTTCATCGAACCCGAAATCACCGGACTCGACACCATGCTGCAACGGGCGATCGCCCGCGGCGAGATCGCCGCGGACAACCCCGCACTGAAGTACCTGTCGCACATGCTGGTCGGCGCCTTTGTCGCCCACCCGCTGATCAATGACGAGCCCATGACCCAGGACTTCCTGCGCGACTACCTGGACGCCGTGATGCTCCCCGCACTGGGTCTCCCCGCCCCTGGCGTCTGA